Proteins from one Malania oleifera isolate guangnan ecotype guangnan chromosome 4, ASM2987363v1, whole genome shotgun sequence genomic window:
- the LOC131153265 gene encoding 21 kDa protein, which translates to MQKNQLLFFLCFLCLFFFSLQPIPALGDSPPETDGPDFIRASCGATLYPDLCYASLSGYADVIEQSPAQLAKVAVTISLSKARHVASYISNISRDGDCCSEPRAVAALHDCASTFGDAVDEIRGSLKQMRQAGAATAGESFRFMMFNVQTWMSAALTNQDTCTDGFEDVSDETLKTNVCDQAVTAKKFTSNALALVNSYVDSVGTP; encoded by the coding sequence ATGCAGAAAAACCAACTCCTCTTCTTCCTCTGTTTCCTCtgcctcttcttcttctccctacAACCAATCCCAGCCCTTGGAGACTCCCCTCCCGAAACCGACGGCCCCGATTTCATCCGCGCTAGCTGCGGCGCCACCTTATACCCCGACCTTTGCTACGCCTCGCTCTCCGGCTACGCCGACGTCATCGAGCAAAGCCCCGCCCAGCTGGCCAAAGTCGCCGTGACTATCTCCCTCTCCAAGGCCCGCCACGTGGCCTCCTACATCTCCAACATCTCCCGTGACGGCGACTGCTGCAGCGAGCCCCGCGCCGTCGCCGCCCTCCACGACTGCGCCTCCACCTTCGGCGACGCCGTGGACGAGATACGCGGCTCTCTCAAGCAGATGCGCCAGGCTGGCGCCGCCACCGCCGGCGAGTCGTTCCGGTTCATGATGTTTAACGTGCAGACGTGGATGAGCGCCGCCCTTACCAACCAGGACACGTGTACCGACGGATTTGAGGATGTTTCCGATGAGACCTTGAAAACGAACGTCTGCGATCAGGCGGTCACTGCGAAGAAGTTCACGAGCAATGCTCTGGCGTTGGTTAATAGTTACGTTGACAGTGTGGGAACTCCCTAA